Proteins found in one Elephas maximus indicus isolate mEleMax1 chromosome 11, mEleMax1 primary haplotype, whole genome shotgun sequence genomic segment:
- the ADCYAP1 gene encoding pituitary adenylate cyclase-activating polypeptide, with amino-acid sequence MTMCSGASLALLVYGIIMHSSVYCSPAAAGLRFPGIRPEDEVYDEDGNPLQDYYDSDPPGLGSPASALHDSSALYYPAGKRDVARGILNKAYRKVLDQLSARKYLQSLLAKGLGGDLGGSAEDDSEPLSKRHSDGIFTDSYSRYRKQMAVKKYLAAVLGKRYKQRVKNKGRRIAYL; translated from the exons ATGACCATGTGTAGCGGAGCGAGCCTGGCCTTGCTGGTCTACGGGATAATAATGCACAGCAGTGTCTACTGCTCACCTGCCGCCGCCGGACTGCGGTTCCCCGGGATTAG GCCGGAGGACGAGGTGTACGACGAGGACGGAAACCCACTGCAAGACTATTATGATTCGGACCCGCCCGGCCTAGGGAGCCCCGCCTCCGCGCTGCACGACTCCTCCGCGCTCTACTACCCTGCGGGGAAGAG AGATGTCGCCCGAGGGATCCTTAACAAGGCCTACCGAAAAGTGCTGGACCAGCTGTCCGCCAGGAAGTACCTGCAGTCGCTTTTGGCCAAGGGTCTGGG TGGGGACTTAGGCGGCAGCGCAGAGGACGACTCGGAGCCGCTCTCCAAGCGCCACTCAGACGGAATCTTCACGGACAGCTACAGCCGCTACCGGAAACAAATGGCAGTCAAAAAATACTTGGCGGCCGTCCTAGGGAAAAGGTATAAACAGAGGGTTAAAAACAAGGGACGCCGAATAGCGTATTTGTAG